A stretch of the Acidimicrobiales bacterium genome encodes the following:
- a CDS encoding glycosyltransferase, with amino-acid sequence MTDAAAAPADRRPAETGSAATCSAAGVTSPIVLVTGPDPATVAAVASGLGSLGLAPIAPSPDAHGIPGARTPGPLGEVSERLLAELGGSALRPPALEAGFEAAPGLEELRRKARAAAVAARASGRPLVWADPVLCLLLPFWRRALDPPLALVLAARDPLEAASSRAGRDRIRLVHALALVERYLRAALEGSAGLPVYLCRHEALVEDPARLAKDLAAFLSGAGIPVGAHEERAAAALRAVACEASGGHAEAGLVPPSLARLDALVAADAGPHACFAPPPLERESEWTSALLDLERDASRLLDALDWTVRQIEPLLRVTPRTEDAFDAFRAARAAEQANEEDDADLFEPSGEGPYPLNASEDRRAYHRWLRARRLPVIVGGLNDPPARRAVTRAPRRWRRPLVSVLVPIWRPPLWALERCVGSVFAQRFADWQLCLCDDASGDPELSAYLRSLRRVDRRVAVTTLEENGGISAATNAALELATGRFVTFLDHDDELTPDALERVAEAIRAWPDADLLYSDEDKIDASGERFDPLFKPDWSPDLLLSFAYLCHLTVVRRELLVELGGLRSEFDGSQDYDLSLRASERARRIVHIPEVLYHWRTLPGSAASDSRGTIAKPWAYEAGKRALEDALARRGEAGEVLVDERFPGRYHVRRTVTSSPLVSIVVPFRDEPALLARCASTLRADPGYDRLELVLVDNGSELPETEALLERLQADESVRVIRHPGPFNWAAINNAAVRHCRGEVLLFANNDIEARAPRWLEAMLGHALRREVGAVGARLLYPDGAIQHAGVVIGLGGIAGHVLRGLPGSDPGYNSMAIATRNCSVVTGACMMTRREVFESVGGFDEQLPVAFNDVDYCLKLRERGLLVVYAPLAELVHHESRSRGHTDDLAESRRLVERWGAVIAAGDPYVSPHLSHWRYWCPLSTAQEDDRWKTYLETSVWTHASWSST; translated from the coding sequence ATGACCGACGCCGCCGCCGCTCCCGCTGACCGCCGCCCGGCGGAGACCGGGAGCGCCGCCACCTGCTCGGCCGCCGGCGTGACCAGCCCGATCGTCCTCGTCACCGGGCCCGACCCGGCGACCGTCGCCGCCGTCGCCAGCGGGCTCGGCTCGCTCGGGCTCGCACCGATCGCCCCGTCGCCCGACGCGCACGGGATCCCGGGCGCGCGCACCCCCGGTCCCCTCGGGGAGGTGAGCGAGCGCCTCCTCGCCGAGCTCGGGGGGAGCGCGCTGCGCCCGCCTGCGCTCGAGGCCGGCTTCGAGGCGGCGCCGGGCCTCGAGGAGCTGCGGCGCAAGGCGCGCGCCGCGGCCGTCGCGGCGCGCGCCAGCGGCCGGCCCCTCGTCTGGGCGGACCCCGTCCTCTGCCTCCTCCTCCCGTTCTGGCGCCGCGCCCTCGACCCGCCGCTCGCCCTCGTGCTCGCGGCGCGCGACCCGCTCGAGGCCGCGTCCTCGCGCGCCGGGCGCGACCGCATCCGCCTCGTCCACGCCCTCGCCCTCGTCGAGCGCTACCTGCGGGCGGCGCTCGAGGGGAGCGCGGGCCTCCCCGTCTACCTCTGCCGCCACGAGGCCCTCGTCGAGGACCCGGCCCGCCTGGCGAAGGACCTCGCCGCCTTCCTCTCCGGCGCCGGCATCCCCGTCGGGGCCCACGAGGAGCGCGCCGCGGCGGCGCTTCGCGCCGTGGCGTGCGAGGCGAGCGGCGGGCACGCCGAGGCCGGGCTCGTGCCGCCGAGCCTCGCGCGCCTCGACGCCCTCGTCGCGGCCGACGCAGGGCCCCACGCCTGCTTCGCCCCGCCCCCCCTCGAGCGCGAGAGCGAGTGGACCAGCGCGCTCCTCGACCTCGAGCGCGACGCGAGCAGGCTGCTCGACGCGCTCGACTGGACCGTCCGCCAGATCGAGCCCCTGCTTCGCGTCACGCCGCGCACCGAGGACGCCTTCGACGCCTTCCGCGCCGCGAGGGCGGCCGAGCAGGCGAACGAGGAGGACGACGCCGACCTCTTCGAGCCGAGCGGCGAGGGCCCCTACCCGCTCAACGCGAGCGAGGACCGGCGCGCCTACCACCGCTGGCTCCGGGCGCGCCGCCTCCCCGTCATCGTCGGCGGCCTGAACGACCCCCCGGCGCGCCGCGCCGTGACGCGAGCGCCGCGGCGGTGGCGCCGGCCGCTCGTCTCGGTGCTCGTCCCGATCTGGCGGCCGCCGCTGTGGGCGCTCGAGCGCTGCGTCGGGTCGGTGTTCGCCCAGCGCTTCGCGGACTGGCAGCTGTGCCTGTGCGACGACGCCTCCGGCGACCCCGAGCTCAGCGCCTACCTGCGCTCGCTCCGCCGGGTCGACCGGCGCGTCGCCGTGACGACCCTCGAGGAGAACGGCGGGATCTCGGCGGCGACCAACGCGGCGCTCGAGCTCGCCACCGGCCGCTTCGTCACCTTCCTCGACCACGACGACGAGCTCACGCCGGACGCGCTCGAGCGGGTCGCGGAGGCGATCCGGGCCTGGCCCGACGCCGACCTCCTCTACTCCGACGAGGACAAGATCGACGCCTCGGGCGAGCGCTTCGACCCGCTGTTCAAGCCCGACTGGTCGCCCGACCTCCTCCTCAGCTTCGCCTACCTGTGCCACCTCACCGTCGTGCGGCGCGAGCTGCTCGTCGAGCTCGGGGGGCTGCGCTCGGAGTTCGACGGCAGCCAGGACTACGACCTGTCGCTCCGGGCCTCGGAGCGGGCCCGGCGCATCGTCCACATCCCCGAGGTCCTCTACCACTGGCGGACGCTCCCCGGCTCGGCGGCGAGCGACTCGCGCGGGACGATCGCCAAGCCCTGGGCCTACGAGGCGGGCAAGCGCGCGCTCGAGGACGCGCTCGCTCGCCGCGGCGAGGCCGGCGAGGTGCTCGTCGACGAGCGCTTCCCCGGCCGCTACCACGTGCGGCGGACGGTCACCTCCTCGCCGCTCGTGAGCATCGTCGTCCCCTTCCGCGACGAGCCGGCGCTCCTCGCGCGCTGCGCCTCGACGCTGCGGGCCGACCCCGGCTACGACCGCCTCGAGCTCGTCCTCGTCGACAACGGGAGCGAGCTGCCCGAGACCGAGGCGCTCCTCGAGCGCCTGCAGGCCGACGAGTCGGTGCGCGTGATCCGGCACCCGGGGCCGTTCAACTGGGCGGCGATCAACAACGCCGCGGTCCGCCACTGCCGCGGCGAGGTCCTCCTGTTCGCCAACAACGACATCGAGGCGCGCGCCCCCCGCTGGCTCGAGGCGATGCTCGGGCACGCGCTCCGGCGAGAGGTCGGCGCCGTGGGCGCCCGCCTCCTCTACCCGGACGGGGCGATCCAGCACGCCGGGGTGGTCATCGGCCTCGGCGGCATCGCCGGCCACGTGCTGCGCGGCCTGCCGGGCAGCGACCCCGGCTACAACTCGATGGCGATCGCGACCCGCAACTGCTCCGTGGTGACCGGGGCGTGCATGATGACCCGACGGGAGGTCTTCGAGTCGGTCGGTGGCTTCGACGAGCAGCTGCCGGTCGCCTTCAACGACGTCGACTACTGCCTGAAGCTGCGCGAGCGGGGCCTCCTCGTCGTCTACGCACCGCTCGCCGAGCTCGTCCACCACGAGTCGCGCAGCCGCGGCCACACCGACGACCTCGCCGAGAGCCGCCGGCTCGTCGAGCGGTGGGGCGCGGTGATCGCGGCGGGCGACCCCTACGTGAGCCCGCACCTCAGCCACTGGCGATACTGGTGCCCGTTGTCGACCGCACAGGAGGACGACCGTTGGAAGACCTACCTGGAGACGTCCGTGTGGACGCACGCCTCGTGGTCGAGCACCTGA
- a CDS encoding DUF501 domain-containing protein, translating into MTTAAIVLEPARPRRPSSAAIGARALAEAALRAGLDEVVVVLAAPGEAEGVPEAATVLVDWAEPASEASALHAALDYCQRAGHDAAVVALGDADGSAGAARARPAAWRRAAQAPGPVAVVRAGRRFTGLVRLAAEVWPLVPLDGPVARLWRQHPELCRDEALDRFAGEDDDAPGGEWASPSERAAVEALLGRRASAPFRVVVRDRAGGPVVIENAPFLEDGRPMPTRYWLVGRAEREAVGRLEAAGGVAAAEAAVPAEAIAEAHARYAAERDAAVPPGWSGPRPSGGVGGSARGVKCLHAHLAWYLAGGRDPVGRWVALRLQPGLPGPVAAVDCGTNSTRLLVLGRDGAPLARRMTITRLGEGVEETGVLAEAAIERTLAALAAYREELDALGVVAVRAIATSAARRAANADELLGRAEAILGVAPELLDGREEGRLAYRGATASLEPSAGPYVVVDLGGGSTELVAGPAESPAVCSLEVGCVRLTERFLRHDPPLRAELEAAGAHVRALAAEALAATPALRAPARLVGVAGTVAALAALDLGLPAYDGERLHHAVLTRRAVERWRDELAAVRVERRRARPGLEPGRADVIVGGAIVLAEVMAALGQRELVVSERDILDGVAAELLERQAR; encoded by the coding sequence ATGACGACCGCCGCCATCGTCCTCGAGCCAGCGCGACCGCGGCGCCCCTCGTCCGCCGCGATCGGGGCGCGCGCCCTCGCCGAGGCGGCCCTGCGCGCCGGGCTCGACGAGGTGGTCGTCGTCCTCGCGGCTCCCGGCGAGGCGGAGGGCGTGCCCGAGGCGGCGACCGTCCTCGTCGACTGGGCCGAACCGGCGAGCGAGGCGAGCGCCCTGCACGCCGCGCTCGACTACTGCCAGCGGGCCGGCCACGACGCCGCGGTCGTCGCCCTGGGCGACGCCGACGGCTCGGCGGGCGCCGCCCGCGCCCGGCCCGCTGCCTGGCGGCGGGCTGCGCAAGCCCCGGGGCCGGTCGCCGTCGTGCGGGCGGGCAGGCGCTTCACCGGCCTCGTCCGCCTCGCGGCCGAGGTGTGGCCGCTCGTGCCCCTCGACGGTCCTGTCGCCCGGCTCTGGCGCCAGCACCCAGAGCTGTGCCGAGACGAGGCGCTCGACCGCTTCGCCGGCGAGGACGACGACGCGCCGGGCGGGGAGTGGGCGAGCCCGTCCGAGCGCGCGGCGGTCGAGGCGCTCCTCGGCCGGCGTGCGAGCGCCCCCTTCCGGGTTGTCGTGCGCGATCGGGCGGGTGGGCCCGTCGTGATCGAGAACGCACCCTTCCTCGAGGACGGGAGGCCGATGCCCACGCGCTACTGGCTCGTGGGGCGCGCCGAGCGGGAGGCCGTCGGGCGCCTCGAGGCCGCCGGCGGCGTGGCGGCGGCCGAGGCGGCCGTCCCCGCTGAGGCCATCGCCGAGGCGCACGCCCGCTACGCGGCCGAGCGCGACGCCGCCGTCCCGCCCGGCTGGAGCGGTCCGCGTCCCTCCGGCGGCGTGGGCGGCAGCGCGCGGGGGGTGAAGTGCCTCCACGCCCACCTCGCCTGGTACCTGGCGGGGGGGCGCGACCCCGTGGGCCGCTGGGTGGCCCTCCGCCTGCAGCCCGGCCTCCCCGGCCCGGTCGCCGCCGTCGACTGCGGGACGAACTCGACGCGCCTGCTCGTGCTCGGGCGCGACGGCGCGCCCCTCGCCCGGCGGATGACGATCACCCGCCTCGGGGAGGGCGTCGAGGAGACCGGGGTGCTCGCCGAGGCGGCCATCGAGCGCACCCTGGCCGCCCTCGCCGCCTACCGCGAGGAGCTCGACGCCCTCGGCGTCGTCGCCGTGCGCGCCATCGCCACCTCGGCGGCGCGCCGGGCCGCCAACGCCGACGAGCTGCTCGGGCGTGCCGAGGCGATCCTCGGCGTCGCCCCCGAGCTGCTCGACGGGCGCGAGGAGGGGCGCCTCGCCTACCGGGGGGCCACCGCCTCGCTCGAGCCGTCGGCGGGGCCCTACGTCGTCGTCGACCTCGGCGGCGGCTCGACGGAGCTCGTCGCCGGCCCCGCCGAGTCGCCGGCCGTGTGCTCGCTCGAGGTGGGCTGCGTCCGGCTCACCGAGCGCTTCCTGCGCCACGACCCACCGCTTCGCGCCGAGCTCGAGGCGGCCGGGGCGCACGTGCGTGCCCTCGCCGCCGAGGCGCTCGCCGCGACGCCGGCGCTGCGCGCCCCGGCACGCCTCGTCGGCGTGGCCGGAACGGTCGCGGCGCTCGCCGCGCTCGACCTCGGCCTCCCCGCCTACGACGGCGAGCGGCTGCACCACGCCGTGCTCACCCGCCGTGCCGTCGAGCGCTGGCGCGACGAGCTCGCGGCCGTGCGCGTCGAGCGGCGGCGGGCCCGTCCCGGCCTCGAACCGGGCCGAGCGGACGTCATCGTCGGCGGGGCGATCGTGCTCGCCGAGGTGATGGCGGCGCTCGGCCAGCGCGAGCTCGTCGTCTCCGAGCGGGACATCCTCGACGGGGTGGCGGCCGAGCTCCTCGAACGCCAGGCGCGCTAG
- a CDS encoding transglycosylase family protein, with protein MSARAGGEAPRPDERRARPRAGRAVAAALGLLGGLAAPARAGTPASLRARAQAIAASIAADEASARALGERYVAAAAARARAEAAAAASRRAIAALDASIATSLAAIRRAAVAAYVNAGASSELAADLVGSPNELPSRLAYLHAAAGELETQVSLLADERRRRAVRLAEEQRAVDEAAAAARAAATARAAVVARVARARATLASVRGRLAALVAAAAAARARAAAAAAARAASAGPPALDPSPAPSAPAEANASPIPAALAGDFAGIRSCESGGRYDLDTGNGYYGAYQFSLPTWEGLGESGLPSAAPPATQDAAALALYDRSGWAAWPECAAILGL; from the coding sequence ATGAGCGCTCGCGCCGGCGGCGAGGCGCCGCGCCCCGACGAGCGCCGCGCGCGACCGCGGGCGGGGCGCGCCGTCGCGGCGGCGCTCGGCCTCCTCGGCGGCCTCGCGGCGCCGGCCCGCGCCGGCACGCCGGCCTCCCTCCGAGCCCGCGCCCAGGCCATCGCCGCCTCGATCGCCGCCGACGAGGCGAGCGCGCGCGCCCTCGGCGAGCGCTACGTCGCCGCGGCTGCCGCCCGGGCCCGGGCCGAGGCGGCGGCGGCGGCCAGCCGCCGGGCGATCGCGGCGCTCGACGCCTCGATCGCGACGAGCCTCGCCGCGATCCGGCGCGCGGCGGTCGCCGCCTACGTCAACGCCGGCGCGTCGAGCGAGCTCGCCGCCGACCTCGTGGGCTCACCGAACGAGCTCCCGAGCCGCCTCGCCTACCTGCACGCCGCCGCCGGCGAGCTCGAGACGCAGGTCAGCCTGCTCGCCGACGAACGGCGTCGGCGCGCCGTGCGCCTCGCCGAGGAGCAGCGGGCCGTCGACGAGGCCGCCGCGGCGGCGCGCGCCGCCGCGACGGCGCGAGCCGCGGTGGTCGCCCGCGTGGCGCGAGCGCGCGCCACGCTCGCCTCGGTGCGCGGCCGCCTCGCGGCGCTCGTCGCCGCTGCGGCCGCGGCGCGGGCGCGGGCCGCCGCGGCCGCCGCGGCCCGGGCCGCGAGCGCGGGGCCGCCCGCGCTCGACCCCTCGCCGGCGCCGAGCGCGCCCGCCGAGGCGAACGCCAGCCCGATCCCGGCGGCTCTCGCTGGCGACTTCGCCGGGATCCGCTCCTGCGAGTCGGGCGGCCGCTACGACCTCGACACCGGCAACGGCTACTACGGCGCCTACCAGTTCAGCCTGCCGACCTGGGAGGGGCTCGGCGAGTCCGGCCTGCCGAGCGCGGCGCCGCCCGCCACCCAGGACGCCGCCGCCCTCGCCCTCTACGACCGCAGCGGCTGGGCCGCCTGGCCGGAGTGCGCGGCCATCCTCGGCCTGTGA
- a CDS encoding ZIP family metal transporter, whose product MGELQTLALGAIAGGTILLGMPLARVRAPLGRLRPTLCAVAIGILVFLVWDVLTSAFAPIDAALARLREHGGGAWPVAGYSALFFGGLAVGLCSLAYYERALARRRRRDGPGAMAASPALSAAGTADAATGARQLSVLIAAGVGMHNFGEGLAIGASAARGAVALATLLVIGFALHNATEGFGIVAPLTAEAERPSWRLLLALGLIGGGPTFVGTAIGRQSANEALAVAFLALAAGSILYVVIQLLAVVRRALSRELLVWGVLLGIVAGFVTDMVVTAAGA is encoded by the coding sequence ATGGGCGAGCTGCAGACGCTGGCGCTCGGCGCGATCGCCGGCGGCACGATCCTGCTCGGCATGCCGCTCGCCCGGGTGCGCGCGCCGCTCGGCCGCCTGCGTCCGACGCTGTGCGCCGTGGCGATCGGCATCCTCGTCTTCCTCGTCTGGGACGTCCTGACGAGCGCCTTCGCCCCGATCGACGCCGCGCTCGCCCGCCTGCGCGAGCACGGGGGCGGCGCGTGGCCCGTCGCCGGCTACAGCGCGCTGTTCTTCGGGGGCCTCGCCGTCGGGCTGTGCTCCCTCGCCTACTACGAGCGCGCCCTGGCGCGGCGCCGCCGCCGCGACGGCCCCGGGGCGATGGCCGCCTCGCCGGCGCTCTCGGCCGCCGGCACGGCCGATGCGGCGACCGGCGCCCGCCAGCTGTCGGTCCTCATCGCGGCGGGCGTCGGGATGCACAACTTCGGGGAGGGCCTCGCCATCGGCGCGAGCGCGGCGCGCGGCGCGGTGGCGCTCGCCACCTTGCTCGTCATCGGCTTCGCGCTCCACAACGCCACGGAGGGCTTCGGCATCGTCGCGCCGCTGACCGCCGAGGCCGAGCGCCCGAGCTGGCGCCTGCTGCTCGCGCTCGGCCTCATCGGGGGCGGGCCGACCTTCGTCGGCACCGCCATCGGGCGGCAGTCGGCGAACGAGGCGCTCGCGGTCGCCTTCCTCGCGCTCGCCGCGGGCTCGATCCTCTACGTCGTGATCCAGCTGCTCGCCGTCGTGCGGCGGGCGCTGAGCCGGGAGCTGCTCGTGTGGGGCGTGCTCCTCGGCATCGTCGCCGGCTTCGTGACCGACATGGTCGTCACGGCGGCGGGCGCCTAG
- the eno gene encoding phosphopyruvate hydratase, whose amino-acid sequence MALSPIAALEGREVLDSRGNPTVEVTCVLESGASGRAIVPAGASTGRFEATERRDGGPRYGGRGVLGAVAAVSGEIAAALVGRDPSDQRGVDDALCDLDATPTKSRLGANAVLGVSLAVARAAADELDLPLYRYLGGVGAHVLPVPLMNVVNGGVHADNNVDFQEFMIVPHGAPSYREALRWGAETYHALRGVLRARGLSSAVGDEGGFAPDLSSNEEALEVLVEAIAAAGRTPGSEVAIALDPAASELYRDGAYVLAGEGRTLSPAELARYWADLAARYPIVSIEDGMAEDDWEGWRLLTEALGGRIQLVGDDLFVTNAERLERGIAAGVANAVLVKVNQIGTLSETLDTMALAARAGYRCVVSHRSGETEDVTIADLAVATNCGQIKSGAPARSERVAKYNQLLRIEEELGESARFAGSATFARPVAPPGG is encoded by the coding sequence ATGGCCCTCAGCCCGATCGCAGCGCTCGAAGGCCGCGAGGTGCTCGACTCGCGCGGCAACCCGACCGTCGAGGTCACCTGCGTCCTCGAGAGCGGGGCGAGCGGCCGGGCGATCGTCCCGGCGGGCGCCTCGACGGGGCGCTTCGAGGCGACCGAGCGGCGCGACGGCGGGCCCCGCTACGGCGGCAGGGGCGTGCTCGGCGCCGTCGCCGCGGTGTCCGGGGAGATCGCCGCCGCGCTCGTGGGTCGGGACCCGTCGGACCAGCGGGGGGTCGACGACGCGCTCTGCGACCTCGACGCGACGCCGACGAAGTCCCGCCTCGGCGCCAACGCCGTCCTCGGCGTGTCCCTCGCCGTGGCGAGGGCGGCCGCCGACGAGCTCGACCTCCCCCTCTACCGCTACCTCGGGGGCGTCGGGGCGCACGTGCTGCCGGTGCCGCTCATGAACGTCGTGAACGGCGGCGTCCACGCCGACAACAACGTCGACTTCCAGGAGTTCATGATCGTGCCGCACGGCGCCCCCTCCTACCGGGAGGCGCTGCGCTGGGGCGCCGAGACGTACCACGCCCTGCGGGGCGTGCTGCGGGCGCGGGGGCTGTCGAGCGCCGTCGGCGACGAGGGCGGCTTCGCGCCCGACCTCTCCTCGAACGAGGAGGCCCTCGAGGTGCTCGTCGAGGCGATCGCCGCGGCGGGGCGGACGCCGGGCAGCGAGGTCGCCATCGCCCTCGACCCCGCCGCGAGCGAGCTGTACCGCGACGGCGCCTACGTCCTCGCCGGCGAGGGACGCACCCTGTCGCCGGCCGAGCTCGCCCGCTACTGGGCCGACCTCGCGGCGCGCTACCCGATCGTGTCGATCGAGGACGGCATGGCCGAGGACGACTGGGAGGGCTGGCGCCTGCTCACCGAGGCGCTCGGTGGGCGGATCCAGCTCGTCGGCGACGACCTGTTCGTCACGAACGCCGAGCGCCTGGAGCGGGGCATCGCCGCGGGCGTGGCGAACGCCGTGCTCGTCAAGGTGAACCAGATCGGCACGCTCAGCGAGACGCTCGACACGATGGCCCTCGCGGCGCGCGCCGGCTACCGCTGCGTCGTCTCGCACCGCTCGGGCGAGACCGAGGACGTCACGATCGCGGACCTCGCCGTGGCGACGAACTGCGGGCAGATCAAGTCGGGCGCGCCGGCGCGCTCGGAGCGCGTCGCGAAGTACAACCAGCTGCTGCGCATCGAGGAGGAGCTCGGTGAGTCGGCCCGCTTCGCCGGCTCGGCGACCTTCGCCCGACCGGTCGCCCCGCCCGGTGGCTGA
- a CDS encoding MazG family protein yields the protein MVVVGLGPAGPELTTPQAHAALASAPVVLVRTSRHPAAAPLLAAGARPLDGCYEQARTFAQAYECIVEAVVEAAERHGAAAYAVPGSPYVLEAAAARLAADERVAVETVPGMSFLELVADRLALDPFAERLRLVDGEEFSAAAAGEGGPFLVAQVWSRQHLSEVKLALEAPPASAVLLHHLGLDDEVVLELEWAELDRRLEPDHLTCLYVPAPAEPAAVELVRAAEVVRTLRGACPWDRAQTHRSLVRHLLEEAYEAVEAIEALADPPTPAQVEHLEEELGDVLCQVLFHATLAAEAGLFTLSDVARRLHDKLVDRHPHVFGGEELDSAEAVLGRWEQRKQAEKGRSSLLEGIPAALPALALAAALERRARSVGLGWPAGAGPAELSALARALERGDGSRAGELLLGLARLAVDAGVDPEAALRQAATAFRARFAAADRGAREAGTTLEAAAPAERLRLLEEAAP from the coding sequence CCGCCGCGCCCCTCCTCGCCGCGGGGGCGCGTCCGCTCGACGGGTGCTACGAGCAGGCGCGCACCTTCGCCCAGGCGTACGAGTGCATCGTCGAGGCGGTCGTCGAGGCGGCCGAGCGCCACGGCGCCGCCGCCTACGCCGTGCCGGGCTCGCCCTACGTCCTCGAGGCCGCCGCGGCCCGCCTCGCGGCGGACGAGCGGGTCGCCGTCGAGACGGTGCCGGGGATGTCGTTCCTCGAGCTCGTCGCCGACCGCCTCGCCCTCGACCCCTTCGCCGAGCGCCTGCGGCTGGTCGACGGCGAGGAGTTCAGCGCCGCGGCCGCCGGCGAGGGTGGTCCCTTCCTCGTCGCCCAGGTGTGGTCCCGCCAGCACCTCTCGGAGGTGAAGCTCGCCCTCGAGGCGCCGCCGGCCTCGGCGGTCCTGCTCCACCACCTCGGCCTCGACGACGAGGTGGTCCTCGAGCTCGAGTGGGCCGAGCTCGACCGCAGGCTGGAGCCCGACCACCTGACCTGCCTGTACGTGCCCGCGCCGGCCGAGCCGGCGGCCGTCGAGCTCGTGCGCGCCGCCGAGGTGGTGCGCACCCTGCGCGGCGCGTGCCCGTGGGACCGTGCCCAGACGCACCGCTCGCTCGTGCGCCACCTCCTCGAGGAGGCCTACGAGGCGGTCGAGGCGATCGAGGCGCTCGCCGACCCCCCCACGCCGGCGCAGGTCGAGCACCTCGAGGAGGAGCTCGGCGACGTGCTCTGCCAGGTCCTCTTCCACGCCACCTTGGCGGCCGAGGCCGGCCTGTTCACCCTCTCGGACGTGGCCCGCCGCCTGCACGACAAGCTCGTCGACCGCCACCCGCACGTCTTCGGCGGCGAGGAGCTCGACAGCGCCGAGGCCGTGCTCGGGCGCTGGGAGCAGCGCAAGCAGGCGGAGAAGGGGCGCTCGAGCCTCCTCGAGGGCATCCCCGCCGCCCTGCCCGCCCTCGCGCTCGCCGCCGCGCTCGAGCGGCGCGCCCGCTCGGTCGGCCTCGGCTGGCCGGCCGGCGCCGGCCCGGCGGAGCTGTCGGCCCTGGCGCGCGCCCTCGAGCGCGGCGACGGGTCGCGAGCCGGCGAGCTCCTCCTCGGCCTGGCGCGCCTCGCGGTCGATGCCGGGGTCGACCCCGAGGCGGCGCTGCGGCAGGCGGCGACGGCCTTCCGGGCGCGCTTCGCCGCCGCCGACCGAGGAGCGCGCGAGGCGGGGACGACGCTCGAGGCCGCGGCCCCGGCCGAGCGCCTCCGGCTCCTCGAGGAGGCGGCCCCCTGA